In one Buteo buteo chromosome 10, bButBut1.hap1.1, whole genome shotgun sequence genomic region, the following are encoded:
- the PDE4B gene encoding 3',5'-cyclic-AMP phosphodiesterase 4B isoform X9 codes for MVFGKHQLKHFKRMLNRELTHLSEMSRSGNQVSEYISNTFLDKQNDVEIPSPTQKDREKKKKQQLMTQISGVKKLMHSSSLNNTSISRFGVKTEKEDHLAKELEDLNKWGLNIFNVARYSHNRPLTCIMYAIFQERDLLKTFKISSDTFVTYMMTLEDHYHSDVAYHNSLHAADVAQSTHVLLSTPALDAVFTDLEILAAIFAAAIHDVDHPGVSNQFLINTNSELALMYNDESVLENHHLAVGFKLLQEEHCDIFQNLTKKQRQTLRKMVIDMVLATDMSKHMSLLADLKTMVETKKVTSSGVLLLDNYTDRIQVLRNMVHCADLSNPTKSLELYRQWTDRIMEEFFQQGDKERERGMEISPMCDKHTASVEKSQVGFIDYIVHPLWETWADLVQPDAQDILDTLEDNRNWYQSMIPQSPSPPLEERGRDCQSLMEKFQFELTLEEEDSDGPEKDGESIGYFSNTKTLCVADPGEEDPQREANIEIVTEDTSPVDT; via the exons tTCAAGAGGATGCTGAACCGGGAACTGACACACCTCTCCGAGATGAGCCGCTCTGGCAACCAGGTGTCCGAGTACATTTCCAACACTTTCCTGG ACAAGCAGAATGATGTGGAGattccttctcccacccagaaagacagagagaaaaagaaaaaacagcagctcATGACACAGATCAGTGGAGTGAAAAAATTAATGCATAGTTCAAGCTTAAATAACACCAGCATTTCACGATTTggtgtgaaaacagaaaaggaagaccATCTGGCCAAG GAACTGGAAGATCTGAATAAGTGGGGTCTCAACATATTTAATGTTGCAAGGTATTCCCACAACAGGCCGCTTACCTGCATTATGTACGCTATATTTCAG GAGCGAGATCTACTAAAAACATTCAAGATCTCATCAGACACTTTTGTAACGTACATGATGACGCTAGAAGACCACTACCATTCGGACGTAGCTTACCACAACAGCCTCCATGCTGCTGATGTTGCTCAGTCCACGCACGTTCTGCTCTCTACCCCTGCGCTGGAT gCCGTCTTCACTGATTTGGAAATCCTTGCTGCAATTTTTGCAGCTGCAATTCATGATGTGGATCACCCTGGGGTCTCCAATCAATTTCTTATTAATACAa ATTCCGAACTAGCCCTGATGTACAACGACGAATCTGTCCTGGAGAACCACCATCTTGCTGTGGGTTTCAAACTGCTTCAAGAGGAGCACTGTGACATCTTCCAGAACCTGACCAAGAAACAGCGTCAGACGCTCAGGAAGATGGTGATCGACATG GTATTGGCAACAGATATGTCCAAGCATATGAGTCTGTTAGCTGATCTGAAGACTATGGTGGAAACCAAGAAAGTGACCAGTTCAGGAGTCCTCCTTCTGGACAACTACACAGACAGAATACAG GTTCTCCGAAATATGGTACATTGTGCAGACTTGAGTAATCCCACAAAGTCTCTGGAGCTGTACCGGCAGTGGACGGACAGGATCATGGAGGAGTTCTTCCAGCAGGGAGACAAAGAGCGAGAAAGAGGAATGGAAATCAGTCCAATGTGTGACAAACACACAGCATCAGTGGAAAAATCACAG GTGGGATTCATTGACTACATCGTCCATCCGCTCTGGGAGACGTGGGCTGACCTGGTGCAGCCCGACGCCCAGGACATCCTGGACACGCTGGAGGACAACAGGAACTGGTACCAGAGCATGATACCTCAGAGCCCATCTCCTCCGCTGGAGGAGCGGGGCAGGGACTGTCAGAGCCTGATGGAGAAGTTCCAGTTTGAACTGACGCTGGAGGAAGAGGATTCGGATGGACCAGAGAAGGACGGCGAGAGCATCGGCTACTTCAGCAATACAAAGACACTCTGCGTGGCCGACCCGGGGGAAGAGGACCCACAGAGGGAGGCGAACATAGAAATTGTGACAGAAGATACGTCTCCTGTCGACACATAA
- the PDE4B gene encoding 3',5'-cyclic-AMP phosphodiesterase 4B isoform X8 — METLEELDWCLDQLETIQTYRSVSEMASNKFKRMLNRELTHLSEMSRSGNQVSEYISNTFLDKQNDVEIPSPTQKDREKKKKQQLMTQISGVKKLMHSSSLNNTSISRFGVKTEKEDHLAKELEDLNKWGLNIFNVARYSHNRPLTCIMYAIFQERDLLKTFKISSDTFVTYMMTLEDHYHSDVAYHNSLHAADVAQSTHVLLSTPALDAVFTDLEILAAIFAAAIHDVDHPGVSNQFLINTNSELALMYNDESVLENHHLAVGFKLLQEEHCDIFQNLTKKQRQTLRKMVIDMVLATDMSKHMSLLADLKTMVETKKVTSSGVLLLDNYTDRIQVLRNMVHCADLSNPTKSLELYRQWTDRIMEEFFQQGDKERERGMEISPMCDKHTASVEKSQVGFIDYIVHPLWETWADLVQPDAQDILDTLEDNRNWYQSMIPQSPSPPLEERGRDCQSLMEKFQFELTLEEEDSDGPEKDGESIGYFSNTKTLCVADPGEEDPQREANIEIVTEDTSPVDT; from the exons tTCAAGAGGATGCTGAACCGGGAACTGACACACCTCTCCGAGATGAGCCGCTCTGGCAACCAGGTGTCCGAGTACATTTCCAACACTTTCCTGG ACAAGCAGAATGATGTGGAGattccttctcccacccagaaagacagagagaaaaagaaaaaacagcagctcATGACACAGATCAGTGGAGTGAAAAAATTAATGCATAGTTCAAGCTTAAATAACACCAGCATTTCACGATTTggtgtgaaaacagaaaaggaagaccATCTGGCCAAG GAACTGGAAGATCTGAATAAGTGGGGTCTCAACATATTTAATGTTGCAAGGTATTCCCACAACAGGCCGCTTACCTGCATTATGTACGCTATATTTCAG GAGCGAGATCTACTAAAAACATTCAAGATCTCATCAGACACTTTTGTAACGTACATGATGACGCTAGAAGACCACTACCATTCGGACGTAGCTTACCACAACAGCCTCCATGCTGCTGATGTTGCTCAGTCCACGCACGTTCTGCTCTCTACCCCTGCGCTGGAT gCCGTCTTCACTGATTTGGAAATCCTTGCTGCAATTTTTGCAGCTGCAATTCATGATGTGGATCACCCTGGGGTCTCCAATCAATTTCTTATTAATACAa ATTCCGAACTAGCCCTGATGTACAACGACGAATCTGTCCTGGAGAACCACCATCTTGCTGTGGGTTTCAAACTGCTTCAAGAGGAGCACTGTGACATCTTCCAGAACCTGACCAAGAAACAGCGTCAGACGCTCAGGAAGATGGTGATCGACATG GTATTGGCAACAGATATGTCCAAGCATATGAGTCTGTTAGCTGATCTGAAGACTATGGTGGAAACCAAGAAAGTGACCAGTTCAGGAGTCCTCCTTCTGGACAACTACACAGACAGAATACAG GTTCTCCGAAATATGGTACATTGTGCAGACTTGAGTAATCCCACAAAGTCTCTGGAGCTGTACCGGCAGTGGACGGACAGGATCATGGAGGAGTTCTTCCAGCAGGGAGACAAAGAGCGAGAAAGAGGAATGGAAATCAGTCCAATGTGTGACAAACACACAGCATCAGTGGAAAAATCACAG GTGGGATTCATTGACTACATCGTCCATCCGCTCTGGGAGACGTGGGCTGACCTGGTGCAGCCCGACGCCCAGGACATCCTGGACACGCTGGAGGACAACAGGAACTGGTACCAGAGCATGATACCTCAGAGCCCATCTCCTCCGCTGGAGGAGCGGGGCAGGGACTGTCAGAGCCTGATGGAGAAGTTCCAGTTTGAACTGACGCTGGAGGAAGAGGATTCGGATGGACCAGAGAAGGACGGCGAGAGCATCGGCTACTTCAGCAATACAAAGACACTCTGCGTGGCCGACCCGGGGGAAGAGGACCCACAGAGGGAGGCGAACATAGAAATTGTGACAGAAGATACGTCTCCTGTCGACACATAA